The genomic region GAGGATAAAATGGCTTATTATTCAGAAAAAGGAAGTGTCCATCATATTTATGAAAAATGTCATTTAGGAAACAATATCGAGAAAGAAAATCGAAAAAATGGAACTGGTGGGAAACCATTGTGTGAAGAATGTAAAAAAATAAGGACAGAAAAACTAAAAGAAAAGAAGAAAAAATAATTTAAAAAATTCGATTAATTATTACTTTTATAATGAGATAAACATAAAAAACTCCTGGAAATTTCCAGGAGTTTAATTTGTATTATTTATTTTTTTAGTCCTTCCCAATCCTTTAAAAATCTTTCAATTCCCCTATTAGTTAATTCATGTTTTGTCATAGCAATTATTATTGAATAAGGAATTGTTCCTATATGAGCTCCTCTTTTAGCTATTTCCTTCACATGCCAAGGATTTCTTATACTTGCTCCTATTATTTCACTTTTAATATTATGAACCCTAAATATTGTGGCAATATCTTCTATTAAATCTAAACTATTTTCCCCAATATCATCTAATCTTCCTAAAAAAGGACTTACATAGGTAGCCCCTGCCCTAGCAGCAAGAAGTGCTTGAGTTGCTGTAAATATTAAAGTAACATTGGTTTTTATTCCCATTTTAGTTAATATTTTACAAGCCTTTAAACCTTCAATTGTCATTGGAAGTTTTATTACTACATTTTTATGAATCTTTGAAAGGGGGATTGCTTCTTCTACCATTTTATCATGTTCTAAGGAAATAACCTCTGCACTTATTGGTCCATCTACTATCTCTGTTATTTCTTTTATCACTTGTTTAAAATCTCTTCCTTCCTTTGCAATTAAACTAGGATTTGTTGTAACACCACAAATTACTCCCATATCATTTGCAATTTTTATTTCTTCTATATTAGCTGTGTCTATAAATATTTTCATAACCCCTCCTTTTTTTTATTATAGTATATATTTAAAGATTTTTCTATGTTCTTTAAAAACTTTTCTATATTTTTTCTAGGAGTTGCTAAATTAACTCTTATATACCCTTTTCCAACTTCTCCAAAATGACTGCCCATATATACATTTACTCTTGCTTTTTCTATAAATAATTTTTGCAACTCATCATCATCTATCCCTGTATTTTCAAAATTTACCCAAGCTAAAT from Fusobacterium sp. IOR10 harbors:
- the fsa gene encoding fructose-6-phosphate aldolase, whose protein sequence is MKIFIDTANIEEIKIANDMGVICGVTTNPSLIAKEGRDFKQVIKEITEIVDGPISAEVISLEHDKMVEEAIPLSKIHKNVVIKLPMTIEGLKACKILTKMGIKTNVTLIFTATQALLAARAGATYVSPFLGRLDDIGENSLDLIEDIATIFRVHNIKSEIIGASIRNPWHVKEIAKRGAHIGTIPYSIIIAMTKHELTNRGIERFLKDWEGLKK